A window of bacterium genomic DNA:
TTCTAAATTTTGACTTTTCTTTAATATAAAATTTACTTCATCCAGAATATGTCTAATGAAAACAATATTATTCTTCAATCCTCTCTACCCCTCTTAATACATATGGTCTAATGTGAGGGCTTAAATCCCCTTCAGTTAAAACCTGCACCTTTTTATTAAAAAGCTCCTCCAAAGAGAAGATTAAGTGGATAAAATTATCATAAGTGTCTTTTTCAAACTCAACAAGAAGGTCTATATCACTATCCTCCCTTTGTTCATTTTTTGCATAAGAGCCAAATAGTGCAATGGATTTTACTCTGTATTTCTCAAGAATTTCTTTATGTTCCATGATAATTCTCTTTATTTCTTCTTTTGTCATCTTCCTATTAAATCAAATGCTACCTCCTTTGCTTTTTCTATGATTTCTTTCTCACCCTCTATTTTTTTGTTTTCCATTAAGACCTTTCCATTGCAGATAACCGTATCCACACAGGATGGATTTGCCGAATAGACAATGTCTGAAATAAGGTTATATCCTGGGGTAAATTCTGGTCTTTCAAGAGAAATAATAGTAATATCAGCAAGTTTTCCTTCAGAGATCCCTGTATCTACAAAAACATTCTTTGTGCTTAAGGCAAATGCCTCTTCTGCCTTAAGGCTGGTTGGGTCATGGGAGGAAAATTTTAAAAGCAAAGAGGCTATTTTCATCGCCTCAAACATATTCAAGCTATTGTTTGATGAGGCACCGTCTGTGCCAAGCAGACAAAGGATTCCTGTATTTTTTAGCTTGGTATAAGGAAAAACCTCCCCAACCGAAAGCTTCATATTGGATATGGGATTAAATACACATTTTATATTATGCTCTTTTAAAATATTAATCTCTCTCTCAGAAAGCCAAACACAATGGCAAGCGATAACCCTTTCGGAAAGAAAGCCAATTTTCTCAAGGTATTCTACCGGACGAAGATTATGCTTTTCCATACAACCCTTAATTTCTTCCTCTGTTTCACAAAGGTGAATGTGGATAAAAACATTGTTTTCTTTTGAAAAATTAGCCGCCCATCTTAAAGATTCCTCTGATACCGTATAAATTGCATGTGGCCCAAGGGCAAAGGTTATCCTATTGGAATAGAATTTAGCCTCCTTAAAAAGCCTTTCATTAAGAGAAATTTGCTCTTTTGCTTTATCTTTATCAAATAGGTCTATAAATACAGCAGAGATAATTCCACGCATACCCATCTCTTCTGCTGCTTTGGCTGTTCCATGAAAATGCCAATACATATCGTTAAATGTGGTAATCCCATTCCTTATCATCTCAAGGCAAGCAAGCTTTGCACCCCAATAGACATCTTCCTCTCTCATTTTTGCCTCAATTGGCCATATCTTTGTAGAAAGCCATTGCAGGAGGGGCATATCATCGGCATATCCCCGCAGCAAAGTCATCGCCGCATGGGTATGGGAATTGATAAAAGAGGGGATGGCAAGTTTATGTTTTCCATCTATTGTTTTATCTGCTTGTAGGTTAAGATTTCCCTCTATTTTTTTGATAAGATTTCCCTCTATATAGATATCTTTTTTCTTGCCATCCAAGAGCAAAATGTCCTTAATTAGGATATTCATAGATTATTTTTTATACAAATAGTATCCTGGATAATTTTTAATATAGCCTTATCCTTATCTCTTCCCACAGAGGTTTTTGCGTAAAGTATGTCTTCCAATGATGCGGCTTTACAAAACATATTTCCTATTTTAATCTTTTTTGCCCTTGAACGGATATTTTCAAAGGTTTGTTTTAGGCCCTGAGGAAAGACAAAATCAACCACAACCTCTTTTCCTTCAACCCGGATTACCTCAGTAATGGCATTGTTGAATTTAACCAGATTCCCATTAAGATTTTCTGCAAACCTACTAATTTTTCTTTTGTTAAGTTCTGTATCGCGGATAAAAAAATCAATATCCTGGGTCA
This region includes:
- a CDS encoding nucleotidyltransferase family protein, with protein sequence MTKEEIKRIIMEHKEILEKYRVKSIALFGSYAKNEQREDSDIDLLVEFEKDTYDNFIHLIFSLEELFNKKVQVLTEGDLSPHIRPYVLRGVERIEE
- a CDS encoding amidohydrolase; this encodes MNILIKDILLLDGKKKDIYIEGNLIKKIEGNLNLQADKTIDGKHKLAIPSFINSHTHAAMTLLRGYADDMPLLQWLSTKIWPIEAKMREEDVYWGAKLACLEMIRNGITTFNDMYWHFHGTAKAAEEMGMRGIISAVFIDLFDKDKAKEQISLNERLFKEAKFYSNRITFALGPHAIYTVSEESLRWAANFSKENNVFIHIHLCETEEEIKGCMEKHNLRPVEYLEKIGFLSERVIACHCVWLSEREINILKEHNIKCVFNPISNMKLSVGEVFPYTKLKNTGILCLLGTDGASSNNSLNMFEAMKIASLLLKFSSHDPTSLKAEEAFALSTKNVFVDTGISEGKLADITIISLERPEFTPGYNLISDIVYSANPSCVDTVICNGKVLMENKKIEGEKEIIEKAKEVAFDLIGR
- a CDS encoding nucleotidyltransferase, which codes for MSPDETILLKILTELKKVNLEAILVGGVACALQGVPIMTQDIDFFIRDTELNKRKISRFAENLNGNLVKFNNAITEVIRVEGKEVVVDFVFPQGLKQTFENIRSRAKKIKIGNMFCKAASLEDILYAKTSVGRDKDKAILKIIQDTICIKNNL